In Miscanthus floridulus cultivar M001 chromosome 5, ASM1932011v1, whole genome shotgun sequence, one genomic interval encodes:
- the LOC136449718 gene encoding laccase-20-like — MSKMLPIAAALLFFYAAVALLGAAGSQAAVVEHTFVVKQVYMRHLCNDTLATVVNGQFPGPPVEATEGDTVIVHLVNESPFEITIHWHGVKQRLTCWADGAGMVTQCPIQPNSTFTHRFKVDGQVGTLWWHSHVSILRATLHGIIIIRPKSGSYPFKNQPHMDVPIIISEWWQRDLMKVDRNFSNGGDFSDNPAGATINGKLGDQYNCSGVVEDNFVLNVEHGKTYLLRLVNGALFSEYYFKVAGHKFTVVGADANYITPYTTDVVAIAPGETFDVLMVADAPPCRYYMATVANQPPLPDPQIPVFVSRGIVQYTDIPRADADRCRDQPPQMPEMPDQHDTMTTFYFHGNLSGLPTHPLLPQLRGRVDEHLFITLGKGTICREDKPSCKRGGSNEAIEVAYMNNVSFRLPEKMSLLEARQYGGNDMAVQELPTRPPSVFNFTDPALIPVGPGKPLEKLEATRKATTVRRFKHNATVEVVFQSTATMQSDSNPMHLHGHDFFVLAQGHGNYDPAKHVRTYNLVDPLLKNTVQVPRIGWAVVRFVADNPGAWFMHCHFEFHIAMGMATVFEVANGATPEDTLPPPPSDLPKCIHKKE; from the exons ATGAGCAAGATGCTTCCAATCGCAGCAGCCCTCCTTTTCTTCTACGCCGCCGTGGCCCTGCTCGGAGCTGCAGGCAGCCAAGCCGCGGTGGTCGAGCACACCTTTGTT GTAAAGCAAGTGTATATGCGACACCTCTGCAATGATACGCTGGCCACCGTGGTCAACGGCCAGTTTCCAGGACCACCGGTAGAGGCTACGGAAGGGGACACAGTGATTGTACACCTCGTCAACGAGTCACCCTTTGAAATAACAATTCACTG GCATGGCGTAAAGCAGCGACTAACGTGCTGGGCGGATGGCGCCGGAATGGTAACACAGTGCCCAATCCAGCCAAACTCGACGTTCACCCACCGTTTCAAGGTGGACGGGCAGGTGGGTACGCTGTGGTGGCACTCTCACGTCTCCATCCTCCGGGCAACCCTGCacggcatcatcatcatccgcCCAAAGTCCGGCTCCTACCCGTTCAAGAATCAGCCTCACATGGATGTTCCTATCATCATAA GTGAATGGTGGCAGAGAGATTTGATGAAAGTGGACAGGAACTTCTCCAATGGGGGCGATTTCAGTGATAACCCCGCTGGAGCCACCATCAATGGAAAACTTGGTGATCAGTACAACTGCTCCG GCGTCGTAGAAGACAACTTCGTTCTGAACGTGGAGCATGGCAAGACGTACCTGCTCCGGCTAGTGAACGGGGCGCTCTTCTCCGAGTACTACTTCAAGGTCGCCGGCCACAAGTTCACGGTGGTCGGCGCCGACGCCAACTACATCACGCCGTACACCACCGACGTGGTCGCCATCGCGCCCGGCGAGACGTTCGACGTCCTCATGGTCGCCGACGCGCCGCCCTGCCGCTACTACATGGCCACCGTGGCCAACCAGCCGCCGCTCCCGGACCCCCAGATCCCGGTGTTCGTGTCCAGAGGCATAGTGCAGTACACGGACATCCCCCGCGCCGACGCGGACAGGTGCAGAGACCAGCCGCCCCAGATGCCAGAGATGCCCGACCAGCACGACACGATGACGACGTTCTACTTCCACGGCAACCTGTCCGGCCTCCCCACCCACCCGCTGCTGCCGCAGCTCCGGGGCCGCGTCGACGAGCACCTCTTCATCACGCTCGGCAAGGGCACCATCTGCCGAGAGGACAAGCCGTCCTGCAAGAGGGGAGGCAGCAACGAGGCCATCGAGGTGGCCTACATGAACAACGTCTCCTTCCGCCTCCCGGAGAAGATGTCGCTGCTCGAGGCGCGGCAGTACGGCGGCAACGACATGGCGGTGCAGGAGCTGCCGACCAGGCCGCCGAGCGTGTTCAACTTCACCGACCCGGCGCTGATCCCGGTCGGCCCCGGCAAGCCGCTGGAGAAGCTCGAGGCCACGCGGAAGGCCACGACGGTGCGGCGGTTCAAGCACAACGCCACGGTCGAGGTGGTGTTCCAGAGCACGGCCACGATGCAGAGCGACTCCAACCCGATGCACCTCCACGGCCACGACTTCTTCGTGCTCGCGCAGGGCCATGGAAACTACGACCCGGCCAAGCACGTGAGGACCTACAACCTGGTGGACCCGCTGCTCAAGAACACGGTGCAGGTGCCGAGGATTGGATGGGCGGTCGTCCGGTTCGTCGCCGACAACCCGGGGGCGTGGTTCATGCATTGCCACTTCGAGTTCCACATCGCCATGGGCATGGCCACGGTGTTCGAGGTGGCCAACGGAGCCACGCCGGAAGACACTCTGCCCCCGCCGCCGTCAGATCTTCCAAAGTGCATACACAAGAAGGAATAA